One segment of Methanosphaera sp. WGK6 DNA contains the following:
- a CDS encoding deoxyhypusine synthase codes for MKVKHLEITKNMSISEFMNQLDESGVLGAGRIAHATNLLADSMKDEDTKIFLSLAGPMIPGGLRKVVRDLINQGHVDLIISSGANLTHDLVEAFGGRHYSDIHENDETLQDSGIGRIADIYTKADDFEVFEEEIHKIFAKINEKYDVISIQKFIYEIGLLIDDENSFIRTAAKKNVPIFAPGLIDCMIGLQLWIYSQDHDFTLSAAGDMHYLSDFVYNSKKVTACMLGGGLPKHYTLASNILTGGIDAGIQITLDRSEGGSLSGAPLEEAKSWAKAKKGSNLVTVVGDATVLFPLIVAGALDKIE; via the coding sequence ATGAAAGTTAAACATTTAGAAATTACAAAAAATATGTCTATATCTGAATTTATGAATCAATTAGATGAATCTGGAGTTCTAGGGGCAGGACGTATAGCACATGCAACAAATTTACTAGCAGATTCCATGAAAGATGAAGATACTAAAATATTTTTAAGTCTTGCAGGACCTATGATTCCTGGAGGATTAAGAAAAGTTGTACGAGATTTAATAAATCAAGGCCATGTGGATTTAATAATATCTAGTGGAGCTAATTTAACACATGACTTAGTAGAAGCATTTGGTGGAAGACATTATTCAGACATACATGAAAATGATGAAACACTTCAAGATAGTGGAATTGGAAGAATAGCCGATATTTATACAAAAGCTGATGATTTTGAAGTCTTTGAAGAAGAAATACATAAAATATTTGCTAAAATTAATGAAAAATATGATGTAATATCTATTCAAAAATTCATCTATGAGATTGGATTACTAATTGATGATGAAAATTCATTTATTAGAACTGCAGCAAAGAAAAATGTTCCCATTTTTGCACCAGGACTAATTGATTGTATGATTGGATTACAATTATGGATTTACTCTCAAGATCATGATTTTACATTAAGTGCAGCAGGGGATATGCATTACTTGTCTGATTTTGTATATAATTCTAAAAAAGTAACAGCATGCATGCTTGGAGGAGGACTACCAAAACACTATACACTAGCATCAAATATACTAACTGGTGGAATAGATGCAGGTATTCAAATAACCTTGGATAGAAGTGAAGGTGGAAGTTTAAGTGGAGCACCTCTTGAAGAAGCAAAATCTTGGGCAAAAGCAAAAAAAGGATCAAATCTAGTTACAGTTGTAGGGGATGCTACAGTATTATTCCCATTAATAGTAGCTGGTGCATTAGATAAAATAGAATAG
- a CDS encoding CBS domain-containing protein codes for MLTAVQKEILQSLINLYRKSKCTSVKCESIAELMGRNSGTIRNQMQSLRSLGLVQGVPGPRGGYKPTLDAYQTLNIANDPCEIHVPIYINGDVISDISVNKIEFTSILRPGDCEATISVLGDIKQLDLDDEIKVGPTPVNNLTVTGKIIGRDDVDNVLLIKTKNIVSIPNIKLDELANKSVLTLEPTMDIYEICNALLTHESTCAPVVNNNKISGVIRYRDIMKNIADKNIDAKAKDIMDKNVVTAKDNISLMSAMDLLQQNNVSSLVLLNEDEEITGTVTFIDILNTLLAV; via the coding sequence TTGCTTACTGCAGTGCAAAAAGAAATTTTACAAAGTTTAATCAACTTATACCGAAAGTCAAAATGTACTTCTGTAAAATGTGAAAGTATAGCTGAATTAATGGGGAGAAATTCAGGAACAATACGTAATCAAATGCAATCATTACGTAGTCTAGGGCTAGTTCAGGGAGTTCCAGGACCAAGAGGAGGATATAAACCAACATTAGATGCTTATCAAACACTAAATATAGCCAATGATCCATGTGAAATACATGTACCAATATACATTAATGGAGATGTTATTTCAGATATATCAGTTAATAAAATAGAATTCACAAGTATTTTAAGACCCGGTGATTGTGAAGCAACAATATCTGTTTTAGGGGATATTAAACAATTAGATCTTGATGATGAAATAAAAGTAGGTCCAACACCAGTAAATAATTTAACAGTTACAGGTAAAATCATAGGAAGAGATGATGTGGATAATGTATTACTTATAAAAACAAAAAATATTGTAAGTATACCTAATATAAAACTTGATGAATTAGCTAATAAATCTGTTTTAACATTAGAACCTACTATGGATATATATGAAATCTGTAATGCTTTATTAACTCATGAAAGTACATGTGCACCAGTAGTAAATAATAATAAAATTAGTGGTGTAATTAGATACAGAGATATTATGAAAAATATCGCAGATAAAAATATTGATGCTAAAGCAAAAGATATTATGGATAAAAATGTTGTTACAGCAAAGGATAATATTAGTTTAATGAGTGCAATGGACTTATTACAACAAAACAATGTTTCATCTCTGGTGTTATTAAATGAAGATGAAGAAATAACTGGAACAGTAACATTTATAGATATATTAAACACATTACTTGCAGTTTAA
- the atwA gene encoding methyl coenzyme M reductase system, component A2, with product MSFIEVKNITKKFDNTAVLDNISLNIEEGEVLGILGRSGAGKSVLLNMLRGIPEYEPEEGEIIYNVSCCPKCNHIDTPSKVGSLCSCGEKLESKEINLWNTSRSDFASVKKRISIMLQRTFALYEEDTVIENIMKSFEDQRNEDNINKAIDLLKMTHMEHRTTHIARDLSGGEKQRVVLARQLARNPMVFLADEPTGTLDPKTAKLLHAALLSGVKDKNITMIINSHWPEVIEDLSDRVIWLEHGKIKKEGEPEAVVKEFVKEIPLPKKHESVAIGDPLIELKDLKKYYFSVSRGVVKSVDGVTLTINEGEIASIVGLSGAGKTTLSKVIAGLVEPSDGEIKIRLGEEWIDMSQKGPTHRGRVTPHIGLLHQDFSLYPYKTILGNLTDAISLDLPSEFAKMKSLHVLTAVGFKEEEAASLLEKYPDQMSGGERHRVAIAQVLIKEPNIVILDEPTGTMDPITRRDVTESILNAREELDQTFILISHDMDFVLECCDTAALMRDGKLLDHGTPEDMVKQLTSTERTKMLNKHI from the coding sequence ATGAGTTTTATTGAAGTCAAAAATATAACAAAAAAATTCGATAACACTGCTGTATTAGATAACATCAGTTTAAACATAGAAGAAGGAGAAGTACTAGGTATTCTTGGAAGAAGTGGAGCTGGAAAATCCGTATTACTAAACATGTTACGTGGAATACCAGAATATGAACCTGAAGAAGGAGAAATAATATACAATGTATCTTGTTGTCCTAAATGCAATCATATTGATACACCATCAAAAGTAGGTTCACTATGTTCATGTGGAGAAAAATTAGAAAGTAAAGAAATTAACCTCTGGAACACATCAAGATCAGACTTTGCATCAGTGAAAAAAAGAATATCTATCATGTTACAAAGAACATTTGCACTATATGAAGAAGACACCGTTATTGAAAATATAATGAAATCATTTGAAGACCAAAGAAATGAAGACAACATCAATAAAGCAATAGATCTTCTTAAAATGACCCATATGGAACATAGGACAACCCATATTGCACGTGATTTAAGTGGAGGAGAAAAACAAAGAGTTGTACTTGCAAGACAATTAGCAAGAAATCCAATGGTCTTCTTAGCAGACGAACCAACAGGAACATTAGACCCTAAAACAGCAAAATTATTACATGCAGCACTACTAAGCGGAGTTAAAGACAAAAATATTACAATGATTATTAACTCACACTGGCCAGAAGTAATTGAAGATTTATCAGACAGAGTTATTTGGTTAGAACATGGAAAAATAAAAAAAGAAGGAGAACCCGAAGCTGTTGTTAAAGAATTTGTAAAAGAAATACCTCTTCCCAAAAAACATGAAAGTGTTGCTATAGGTGACCCATTAATTGAATTAAAAGACCTTAAAAAATACTATTTCTCAGTATCCAGAGGAGTTGTAAAATCTGTTGATGGTGTAACACTAACAATTAATGAGGGTGAAATAGCAAGTATTGTAGGACTAAGTGGAGCTGGAAAAACAACATTATCCAAAGTAATTGCAGGACTTGTAGAACCTAGTGATGGAGAAATTAAAATAAGACTTGGTGAAGAATGGATAGATATGTCACAAAAAGGACCAACACATAGAGGTCGAGTAACACCACACATTGGCCTATTACACCAAGATTTCAGTTTATATCCATATAAAACAATTCTTGGAAACTTAACAGATGCTATTAGCTTAGATTTACCTTCAGAATTTGCTAAAATGAAATCATTACATGTTTTAACAGCTGTTGGATTTAAAGAAGAAGAAGCAGCATCATTACTTGAAAAATATCCTGACCAAATGAGTGGAGGAGAACGACACAGAGTAGCAATTGCACAAGTACTTATAAAAGAACCAAATATAGTCATATTAGATGAACCAACAGGTACAATGGATCCAATAACTAGAAGAGATGTAACTGAATCAATACTTAATGCACGTGAAGAATTAGATCAAACATTTATACTTATTTCACACGATATGGACTTTGTACTCGAATGTTGTGATACAGCAGCATTAATGCGTGATGGAAAATTATTAGACCATGGAACTCCAGAAGATATGGTTAAACAATTAACATCAACTGAACGTACAAAAATGTTAAATAAACATATATAA
- the cofH gene encoding 5-amino-6-(D-ribitylamino)uracil--L-tyrosine 4-hydroxyphenyl transferase CofH, which translates to MLEEIYNKSLDNEITRKDALKLVRSTNQFELFDTADKLRQEIVGEKVTYVVNKAIDITDNCMIGCKFCSFRNHENYHMTGEEISESIVQAKSVGATEICLFGGITKDMDINYYCDLIKDIKEEHEICLHALSPAEIYQTAKNSNITTYDALKQLKEAGMDTMTGASAEILVDSIRKQICPNKLSTQEWANVVKEAHELGIPTTSTMMYGSVETWDDRIEHMFLLKEIQEETKGFTEFVPMTFLGGNNELGKISNGATGIEDLKIHAISRIIFGNIIPNIQVSWVKLGLRMTQVALTCGANDIGGTMIEDKISTAAGGGYGGYLPADKIKQLVLDIGRIPQERTTKYELI; encoded by the coding sequence TTGTTAGAAGAAATATATAATAAATCCTTAGACAATGAAATAACAAGGAAAGATGCTCTTAAATTAGTAAGATCTACTAATCAATTTGAATTATTTGATACTGCAGATAAATTAAGACAAGAAATTGTAGGTGAAAAAGTAACATATGTAGTTAATAAGGCAATAGATATTACAGATAATTGTATGATTGGATGTAAATTTTGTTCATTTAGAAATCATGAAAATTATCATATGACTGGTGAAGAAATATCTGAAAGTATCGTTCAAGCAAAATCTGTTGGAGCAACAGAAATTTGTTTGTTTGGTGGTATAACTAAAGATATGGATATTAATTACTATTGTGATTTAATTAAAGATATTAAAGAGGAACATGAGATTTGTTTACATGCATTATCTCCTGCAGAAATATATCAAACAGCAAAAAATTCAAATATAACTACATATGATGCTCTTAAACAATTAAAAGAAGCAGGTATGGATACTATGACTGGAGCTTCTGCAGAAATACTTGTTGATTCAATTAGAAAACAAATATGTCCTAATAAATTATCAACACAAGAATGGGCGAATGTAGTTAAGGAAGCTCATGAATTGGGAATTCCTACAACATCTACGATGATGTATGGGAGTGTAGAAACATGGGATGATCGTATAGAACACATGTTTCTATTAAAAGAAATTCAAGAAGAAACAAAGGGATTCACTGAATTTGTACCTATGACATTTTTGGGTGGAAATAATGAGTTAGGTAAAATATCTAACGGTGCAACGGGTATTGAAGACTTAAAAATACATGCTATATCCAGGATAATTTTTGGTAATATAATACCTAATATACAAGTTTCATGGGTAAAATTAGGATTAAGAATGACTCAAGTAGCATTAACTTGTGGGGCTAATGATATTGGGGGAACTATGATTGAAGATAAAATATCTACTGCTGCTGGTGGTGGGTATGGTGGATATCTTCCTGCTGATAAAATAAAACAATTAGTGTTGGATATTGGGAGAATTCCTCAAGAAAGAACAACTAAATATGAATTAATATAA
- a CDS encoding adenylyltransferase/cytidyltransferase family protein → MASGTFDIIHPGHGFYLQEAKKLGGEDSILMVVIATDKTVQKHKRIPIISQEQRCEMISMLKSVDEAYIGDENDPLKIVKEKKPDIIAIGPDQTFDPEKLRKNLLNSGLDIEVVKIEDYKKFELDSTCKIIRKIKKTHFNEDAFQDCND, encoded by the coding sequence ATGGCTTCAGGAACATTTGACATAATTCATCCAGGACATGGATTTTATTTACAAGAAGCAAAAAAATTAGGTGGAGAAGATTCAATATTAATGGTTGTCATAGCAACAGATAAAACAGTACAAAAACATAAAAGAATACCTATAATAAGTCAAGAACAAAGATGTGAAATGATTTCAATGCTTAAATCGGTTGATGAAGCATATATTGGTGATGAAAATGATCCTTTAAAAATAGTTAAAGAAAAAAAGCCAGATATAATTGCTATAGGTCCTGATCAAACTTTCGATCCTGAAAAACTCAGAAAAAATCTTTTAAATAGTGGTTTAGATATAGAAGTAGTTAAAATAGAAGATTATAAAAAATTTGAATTAGATAGTACTTGCAAAATCATTCGAAAAATAAAAAAAACACATTTCAATGAAGATGCATTTCAAGATTGTAATGATTAA